In Phocoena sinus isolate mPhoSin1 chromosome X, mPhoSin1.pri, whole genome shotgun sequence, a genomic segment contains:
- the LOC116747614 gene encoding transcription elongation factor A protein-like 4, with amino-acid sequence MEKLCSENEGKPENQGKMENKGQPPDAGKLGVACTVEDKEKLENKGRIDLKGKTEDEEVLKDKEKPDSEAKPKEGRPVSEGKPKEGKPESEGKPVSEGKPKEEKPASEPRAAGKRPAGDDVPRKAKRKTNKGLAQCLKEYKEAIHDMHLSNEEMIREFDEMARVEDEVKKTRQKLGGFMWMQKSLQDPFHPRGPRELRGGCRAPQRGFEDIPFV; translated from the coding sequence ATGGAAAAACTCTGCAGTGAAAATGAAGGAAAGCCTGAGAACCAAGGCAAGATGGAAAACAAAGGACAGCCACCGGATGCGGGAAAGCTGGGAGTAGCTTGTACTGTGGAAGACAAGGAAAAGTTAGAAAACAAGGGAAGGATAGATCTCAAGGGAAAGACAGAAGATGAGGAAGTCCTAAAGGATAAAGAAAAGCCAGACAGTGAGGCAAAGCCAAAAGAAGGAAGGCCAGTGAGTGAGGGAAaaccaaaagaaggaaaaccagagaGTGAGGGAAAGCCAGTGAGCGAGGgaaagccaaaagaagaaaagccagcCAGCGAACCAAGGGCTGCAGGAAAGCGCCCAGCTGGGGATGATGTACCCAGGAaggccaaaagaaaaaccaacaagGGGCTGGCTCAGTGTCTCAAGGAATACAAGGAGGCCATACACGATATGCATTTGAGCAATGAAGAGATGATAAGAGAATTTGACGAGATGGCCAGGGTGGAGGATGAGGTGAAGAAAACCAGACAGAAATTGGGGGGATTTATGTGGATGCAAAAAAGTTTACAGGACCCCTTCCACCCGAGGGGCCCAAGGGAACTCAGGGGTGGCTGCAGGGCCCCACAAAGGGGCTTTGAAGACATTCCTTTTGTGTAG